A region from the uncultured Macellibacteroides sp. genome encodes:
- the ribD gene encoding bifunctional diaminohydroxyphosphoribosylaminopyrimidine deaminase/5-amino-6-(5-phosphoribosylamino)uracil reductase RibD — protein sequence MMQIEEKYMARCIALARKGAGSTSPNPMVGAVIVHNGRIIGEGYHRRCGEAHAEVNAIRAVKDESLLPQSTIYVSLEPCSHFGKTPPCADLIIQKRIPRVVVGCLDPFPEVSGRGVRRLEEAGVEVVTGVLESEAKELNRFFFTYQTTRRPYVILKWAQSRDGFIDGARNDDRIVPLVLSSPETMRMVHKLRAEMDAIMVGTNTVLNDNPSLTVRHWAGKNPLRVIVDRTLRIPSHFHVLDGSVPTLVFTEKTVESRPGVDYVAADFSSNLLQQVLDSLSERKIQSLLVEGGTELLNSFIKAGLWNEIRVETAHVYLKDGIPAPAIDKLAYSTILRNGSKIDLYR from the coding sequence ATAATGCAGATTGAAGAGAAATATATGGCACGATGCATTGCGCTGGCCCGAAAAGGAGCAGGCAGTACGTCGCCCAACCCGATGGTTGGCGCCGTAATAGTTCACAATGGCAGAATCATTGGAGAGGGGTATCACCGCCGTTGTGGAGAAGCTCATGCTGAAGTGAATGCTATCCGGGCGGTTAAGGACGAAAGTCTGCTTCCTCAATCAACCATATATGTTAGTCTTGAGCCCTGTTCTCATTTTGGTAAAACGCCTCCATGTGCGGATTTGATAATCCAGAAACGGATTCCGAGGGTGGTTGTGGGATGCCTGGATCCTTTCCCGGAAGTGTCCGGCAGAGGTGTCCGTCGTTTGGAAGAAGCAGGAGTTGAAGTCGTAACCGGCGTACTTGAGTCAGAGGCAAAGGAATTGAACCGCTTTTTCTTTACATACCAGACTACCCGTCGCCCTTATGTTATTCTTAAATGGGCGCAGAGCAGAGATGGTTTTATTGACGGAGCCAGAAATGATGACCGGATAGTACCGCTAGTCCTATCGTCGCCCGAGACTATGCGTATGGTTCACAAACTCCGCGCAGAAATGGATGCCATTATGGTTGGAACCAATACCGTGCTTAATGATAACCCTTCCCTTACAGTAAGGCATTGGGCCGGGAAAAACCCACTTCGGGTAATAGTAGACAGAACGTTACGGATTCCGTCTCACTTCCATGTATTGGATGGTTCGGTTCCTACACTTGTTTTTACTGAAAAAACAGTGGAAAGCCGCCCTGGTGTAGATTATGTTGCAGCGGACTTCTCATCCAATCTTTTACAACAGGTACTTGATAGTTTGTCGGAGAGGAAGATTCAGTCCCTTTTAGTAGAAGGCGGAACCGAGTTGTTAAATAGTTTTATAAAAGCCGGACTGTGGAATGAAATAAGGGTGGAAACTGCCCATGTATATTTGAAAGATGGTATTCCGGCTCCTGCAATAGATAAATTAGCTTACAGTACTATTTTACGAAATGGTTCAAAAATTGATTTGTATCGTTAA
- the pyrE gene encoding orotate phosphoribosyltransferase, with product MKTLERLVAEKLLKIKAVKLQPANPFTWASGWKSPIYCDNRKTLSYPAVRTFIKLELARVISEKYENADAIAGVATGAIAQGALVADLLGLPFVYIRATPKDHGLENLIEGELKPGSKVVIVEDLVSTGGSSLKAVEAVRNFGCEVIGMVAIFTHGFPVAAQQFKDAKVTLTTLSNYDAVIEESVRTNYIDESDIATLQEWRKDPANWNPEA from the coding sequence ATGAAAACACTGGAAAGATTAGTTGCTGAGAAATTATTGAAAATTAAAGCCGTTAAATTGCAACCGGCTAATCCGTTTACATGGGCTTCGGGATGGAAATCTCCTATCTACTGTGACAATAGAAAGACTCTCTCTTATCCGGCTGTTCGTACTTTTATCAAATTGGAACTTGCCCGCGTAATAAGCGAAAAGTATGAAAACGCTGATGCCATTGCCGGAGTTGCCACTGGAGCTATTGCTCAGGGTGCGTTGGTTGCCGATTTACTTGGACTGCCATTTGTGTACATCCGTGCTACTCCAAAAGATCACGGGTTAGAAAACCTTATCGAAGGCGAACTTAAACCGGGTTCAAAAGTAGTAATCGTGGAAGACCTTGTTTCAACAGGTGGAAGCAGTCTGAAGGCTGTTGAAGCTGTTCGTAATTTTGGTTGCGAAGTGATTGGTATGGTAGCTATATTTACTCACGGTTTCCCTGTTGCTGCACAACAGTTCAAAGATGCAAAAGTAACGCTGACAACTCTTAGCAATTACGATGCTGTTATCGAAGAATCTGTTCGTACAAATTACATCGACGAATCTGATATTGCAACTCTGCAAGAGTGGCGTAAAGATCCTGCGAATTGGAATCCAGAAGCTTAA
- the argH gene encoding argininosuccinate lyase, with protein sequence MAQKLWEKNVKVNQQVDTFTVGKDREMDLYLAKYDVLGSMAHITMLESIGLLDKEELPILLAELKNIYKIAEDGLFVIEEGVEDVHSQVELMLTRKLGDMGKKIHSGRSRNDQVLVDLKLFTRAQIEEVVQLVSELFGVLLSQSNRYKEVLLPGYTHLQIAMPSSFGLWFGAYAESLTDDLLLMQAAFKVCNRNPLGSAAGYGSSFPLNRQMTTDLLGFDSLDYNVVYAQMGRGKMERTVAFALAGIAASLSKLAFDACMFNSQNFGFIKLPDQFTTGSSIMPHKKNPDVFELTRAKCNKIQALPQQITLISNNLPSGYFRDLQIIKEVFLPAFDELKDCLRMVTMMMQEVKVNESILSDDKYSLIFSVEEVNRLVATGVPFRDAYKQVGLEIEAGRFSPNKEVNHTHEGSIGNLCNDHISALMQQVIDGFSFSKIKEAEQNLLA encoded by the coding sequence ATGGCTCAGAAACTTTGGGAAAAGAACGTAAAGGTAAACCAACAGGTTGATACCTTTACGGTAGGTAAAGACCGCGAAATGGATCTTTACCTGGCAAAATATGACGTGCTGGGTTCCATGGCGCATATTACCATGCTTGAAAGTATCGGGCTCCTCGACAAAGAGGAATTACCCATTCTGCTCGCTGAACTGAAAAATATTTACAAGATAGCCGAAGACGGACTTTTCGTAATTGAAGAGGGTGTGGAGGATGTTCACTCTCAAGTGGAACTTATGCTTACACGTAAGCTTGGCGACATGGGCAAAAAGATTCACAGCGGACGATCCAGAAACGACCAGGTATTGGTAGACCTTAAACTGTTTACCCGTGCGCAGATCGAAGAGGTTGTTCAGCTTGTTTCCGAACTGTTTGGCGTTTTGCTTAGTCAGAGTAACCGCTACAAAGAGGTGCTTTTACCCGGTTATACTCACCTTCAGATTGCCATGCCTTCGTCGTTCGGACTTTGGTTTGGCGCTTATGCGGAGAGTCTGACAGACGATTTGTTGCTGATGCAGGCGGCATTTAAGGTATGCAACCGCAATCCGTTGGGTTCGGCTGCCGGATATGGATCTTCTTTTCCGTTGAACCGACAAATGACAACCGACTTGCTTGGCTTCGATTCTCTCGATTATAATGTAGTATATGCCCAGATGGGACGAGGAAAAATGGAACGCACTGTTGCATTTGCCCTTGCAGGTATCGCAGCCTCCCTTTCGAAGCTGGCTTTTGACGCATGCATGTTTAATAGCCAGAACTTTGGTTTTATTAAATTACCAGATCAGTTTACAACCGGTTCCAGCATCATGCCACATAAAAAGAACCCGGATGTATTTGAGCTTACCCGTGCGAAATGCAACAAGATCCAGGCGCTGCCTCAGCAAATCACACTGATAAGTAATAACCTGCCATCGGGCTATTTCCGCGACCTGCAGATTATCAAGGAAGTGTTTCTTCCGGCATTCGACGAACTGAAGGATTGTCTTCGAATGGTTACGATGATGATGCAGGAAGTTAAAGTAAACGAGTCTATTCTTTCCGACGATAAATATTCGCTGATATTCAGCGTGGAGGAAGTTAACAGACTTGTTGCCACAGGTGTTCCTTTCAGGGATGCTTACAAGCAGGTAGGGCTCGAAATTGAAGCGGGCAGGTTTTCTCCCAACAAAGAGGTAAATCATACCCACGAAGGAAGCATCGGCAATCTTTGCAACGACCATATTTCGGCTCTGATGCAACAGGTTATCGACGGATTTTCATTCAGCAAAATCAAAGAAGCAGAACAAAATCTGCTTGCATGA
- a CDS encoding transposase produces the protein MSCQSIEIYLGVNGRNFQRQYKEKLSDFRHWRQGPHAEKYIVYPKNLGPYLTIDETSLSNGELYTIITNKARKGQKGSIVGIFEGTESNEIIRLILKHYSEQQRKIVREVTLDMAANMNLIVKSCFPRAKRVTDRFHVQKLAYEAVQDIRIKHRWETLDAENTAYKKAKEKGIEYQPEVLANGDTRKQLLARSRYLLFKPEEKWTLSQWHRAHILFELYPDIKKGYELSYSLYKIYNRQISPDVARAKLAQWFSQVEEAGFNAFSTVRKTFETHHNTIINYFNSRSTNAAAESFNAKIKEFRRQFRGVTDIKFFLYRLCKIYA, from the coding sequence ATCAGTTGTCAAAGCATTGAAATCTATCTGGGAGTTAACGGGCGTAACTTTCAGCGACAATATAAAGAAAAGCTAAGTGATTTTCGCCATTGGAGACAAGGTCCACATGCGGAAAAATACATCGTTTACCCCAAAAATCTAGGACCTTACCTGACCATTGATGAAACATCCCTCTCGAACGGTGAGCTTTATACCATCATCACCAATAAAGCCAGAAAAGGCCAGAAAGGTTCTATTGTTGGTATATTTGAAGGAACCGAATCCAATGAAATCATAAGACTTATACTTAAGCATTATTCAGAACAACAACGCAAAATAGTCCGTGAAGTCACTCTAGATATGGCTGCCAATATGAACCTGATTGTCAAAAGTTGCTTTCCCCGGGCTAAACGGGTAACGGACCGTTTTCATGTACAGAAGCTGGCTTATGAAGCCGTACAGGACATCCGGATTAAGCATCGGTGGGAAACTCTGGACGCGGAAAATACAGCTTACAAAAAAGCCAAAGAAAAGGGTATTGAATATCAACCAGAGGTATTAGCAAATGGAGATACCCGAAAACAGTTGCTGGCCAGAAGTCGGTATCTGCTATTTAAACCAGAAGAAAAATGGACCCTTTCGCAATGGCATAGAGCACATATATTATTTGAACTTTATCCTGATATTAAAAAAGGCTACGAGCTATCTTATAGTCTTTACAAAATCTATAACCGTCAAATATCGCCTGATGTGGCCAGAGCAAAACTGGCTCAATGGTTCAGCCAGGTAGAAGAAGCGGGATTTAATGCATTCTCTACAGTTAGAAAAACTTTTGAGACACATCACAATACCATTATAAACTACTTTAACAGCAGAAGCACAAACGCAGCTGCTGAATCGTTTAATGCAAAGATAAAAGAGTTCAGAAGACAGTTTAGAGGGGTAACAGACATTAAATTTTTTCTCTACAGATTATGCAAAATTTATGCTTAG
- a CDS encoding ComF family protein → MKILHDLLALFFPRLCLLCGELLVDGEKCLCLSCIYKLPRTNYHLRPFNPAEQLFTGKIEIEKATAYLHYEKGGKVQQLIYAIKYKGEKEAGFQLGRQAALALHEKGFFEGIDLLLPVPLHSQRQKKRGYNQAEWIARGIASVCLLPIENKALARIRKTNTQTHKNVFDRWTNVQNIFSVKSEEPLIGKHVLVIDDVLTTGATIGACASCLSAIEGTRISILTLSIA, encoded by the coding sequence ATGAAGATTTTGCATGATCTGCTTGCACTTTTCTTCCCCCGCCTTTGCCTCTTGTGCGGCGAATTGTTGGTAGACGGAGAAAAATGCCTTTGTCTGAGTTGCATATACAAACTACCACGCACCAATTATCACCTGCGCCCGTTTAATCCGGCCGAACAACTGTTTACAGGAAAAATTGAAATAGAAAAAGCTACGGCATACCTGCATTACGAGAAGGGAGGCAAAGTTCAGCAACTTATTTACGCAATCAAGTACAAAGGCGAAAAAGAAGCCGGTTTCCAATTGGGCCGACAGGCTGCACTGGCCTTGCACGAAAAAGGATTCTTCGAAGGAATTGATTTGTTGCTGCCTGTTCCGCTTCACTCGCAAAGACAGAAAAAAAGAGGATACAATCAGGCCGAGTGGATTGCCCGCGGAATTGCTTCGGTATGCCTGCTTCCTATAGAAAACAAAGCCTTGGCGAGAATCCGGAAAACCAATACGCAAACCCATAAAAATGTGTTCGACAGGTGGACAAACGTGCAAAATATTTTCAGCGTAAAATCGGAAGAACCGCTGATTGGAAAGCATGTTCTGGTTATAGATGATGTACTTACAACAGGGGCTACAATCGGGGCGTGTGCTAGCTGTCTAAGTGCTATTGAAGGGACCCGCATTAGTATCTTAACGTTATCCATAGCATAA
- a CDS encoding SRPBCC family protein → MTEFVSEVKTIPHDEDRIFTMLSDLSNLERIKDRIPQDKIKDFEFDSDSCSFTVAPVGKITFKIVEREPNNTIKFETTNSPVPLFLWIQLKQAAEGDTKMKMTIKAELNPFIKPMVSKPLQDALDKIAVVIASLPY, encoded by the coding sequence ATGACAGAATTTGTTAGCGAGGTTAAAACAATCCCGCATGATGAAGATCGTATCTTCACCATGCTCTCCGATTTATCGAACCTGGAACGGATTAAAGACCGTATTCCTCAGGATAAAATAAAAGATTTTGAATTCGACAGTGATTCGTGTTCGTTTACTGTCGCCCCTGTTGGTAAGATAACGTTCAAAATTGTTGAACGCGAACCTAACAATACCATCAAGTTCGAGACAACGAATTCGCCGGTTCCTTTGTTTTTGTGGATTCAACTAAAGCAAGCTGCCGAGGGTGACACGAAGATGAAGATGACTATCAAGGCCGAGCTTAATCCGTTTATCAAACCGATGGTATCCAAACCATTGCAGGATGCCCTCGATAAGATAGCTGTTGTCATCGCATCTCTGCCTTATTAA
- a CDS encoding DUF6089 family protein, translated as MTSTFFQRALLVFVISFSFVFSKAQEYKYEIGGMAGGAFYMGDANKTSLFKDMNPAAGAVIRYNANFRWALKGSLVWGKVAGSTANTENVFPDQLQTSFEKNLVDLGGQIEFNFFPYSDKYTYANTKRFTPYLFTGLGITTAFGNGNTSAGINLPVGVGAKYKLINRVNLGCEFSFRKLFGDNLDITEDNSLLDNPYKMNSSVFKNKDWYSFLLLSVTWDFGPRDRPCNNEESYY; from the coding sequence ATGACTTCAACTTTTTTTCAACGGGCGCTTCTGGTTTTTGTCATTAGTTTTTCTTTTGTCTTCTCGAAGGCGCAAGAATACAAATATGAGATTGGCGGAATGGCAGGCGGAGCTTTTTATATGGGCGATGCCAATAAAACCAGTTTGTTTAAGGACATGAATCCGGCAGCCGGGGCGGTTATCCGTTACAATGCAAACTTTCGGTGGGCACTAAAAGGCTCTCTTGTTTGGGGAAAAGTTGCCGGTAGTACTGCAAATACAGAAAATGTATTTCCTGACCAGCTTCAGACCTCTTTTGAGAAGAACCTGGTTGATTTGGGAGGACAGATAGAATTTAATTTTTTTCCGTATAGCGATAAATATACGTATGCTAATACGAAAAGATTTACACCTTATTTGTTTACAGGACTGGGAATAACAACTGCATTTGGTAACGGAAATACCTCTGCGGGAATAAATTTGCCAGTAGGAGTAGGGGCAAAATATAAACTTATAAACAGGGTTAACCTGGGTTGTGAGTTCTCTTTCAGAAAGTTGTTTGGCGACAATCTGGATATTACGGAGGATAACAGTTTGCTGGATAATCCGTATAAAATGAATAGCAGCGTATTTAAGAATAAAGATTGGTATTCTTTTCTGCTGCTGTCGGTAACATGGGACTTTGGTCCACGGGATCGACCTTGTAATAATGAAGAAAGTTACTATTAA
- a CDS encoding aldo/keto reductase codes for MNYTAAEDRYSNGMKYNRCGRSGIVLPAISLGLWHNFGDVDNMDEAEKMILYAFDHGITHIDIANNYGPPPGSAETNFGKIFKKQLQGYRDELIISSKAGYLMWPGPYGDLGSRKYLHASIDQSLKRTGLDYFDVFYSHRYDPNTPLKETMQALVDIVKQGKALYTSISNYPADKAEEAYKYLAAHNTPCLLHQYKYSMLVRDVEPEVLEVGHRHGVGLIAFSSLAQGLLTNKYLHGIPENSRAAKSTGFLQRDQVTPEVIAKVTKLNAIAEQRGQTLAEMALVWVLKDPRVTSLIVGASSVSQLKDNLNALNNTAFSPEELREIGTILNA; via the coding sequence ATGAACTACACAGCAGCAGAAGACCGCTATTCGAATGGCATGAAGTACAATCGATGCGGACGTTCGGGTATTGTTCTTCCGGCTATATCGCTTGGTCTTTGGCATAATTTCGGGGATGTAGACAATATGGACGAAGCCGAAAAGATGATTCTTTACGCTTTCGATCACGGAATTACTCATATTGATATAGCAAACAACTACGGCCCTCCTCCGGGATCGGCTGAAACCAATTTCGGTAAAATATTCAAAAAACAGTTACAAGGTTACCGCGATGAGCTGATTATATCCTCCAAGGCCGGTTACCTGATGTGGCCCGGACCGTATGGCGACTTGGGTTCACGTAAGTATCTTCATGCCAGCATCGACCAAAGTCTGAAGCGGACTGGCTTGGATTATTTCGATGTGTTTTACAGTCACCGTTACGATCCCAACACCCCGCTGAAAGAAACCATGCAGGCATTGGTAGATATCGTAAAACAAGGGAAGGCGCTTTATACATCCATTTCAAACTATCCGGCTGATAAAGCGGAAGAAGCCTATAAATACCTGGCTGCACACAATACGCCTTGCCTTCTTCACCAGTATAAATACAGCATGCTGGTTCGTGATGTCGAGCCGGAAGTATTGGAAGTGGGACACAGACATGGCGTTGGTCTTATCGCATTCTCATCGCTTGCCCAGGGACTGCTTACCAACAAGTATCTGCACGGCATACCCGAAAATTCCCGTGCTGCCAAATCAACCGGATTTCTGCAAAGGGATCAGGTTACTCCAGAAGTAATTGCAAAGGTAACCAAGCTAAATGCGATAGCAGAGCAAAGAGGTCAAACTCTTGCTGAGATGGCTTTGGTATGGGTATTGAAAGATCCGCGCGTTACCTCTCTCATTGTTGGAGCCAGTTCGGTATCCCAACTGAAAGACAATCTTAATGCACTTAACAATACAGCCTTCTCGCCCGAAGAGCTTCGCGAAATAGGAACAATTCTAAACGCATAA
- a CDS encoding DUF6242 domain-containing protein, whose translation MKNKLVLFLVGCCVLALSSCLGNDEVETQTIKDPQVKAFSLKNDSVSGLNSVKFSIDQLNDRIYNIDSMPYGTKIEKVVCTFTPSSGFYALQVYQEATGDTIMWNGSDSLNFSKPVIFITTAYDGVTKKTYHAQVNIHQCVPDSLEWGLYTNQMLPKATLNQQVLMSSDSTTYYMYAQTSAGFELYKSPATDTPVWTLATLTGFPADALLKQAAFFNNEVYVPSAAGVLYHSANGSDFVPVTGSPVIAALYGAINKDSNSDPVLSLLVKDGNAYRFAAMSESGTFSLGEVAPDQFPVEGFSSHSYTSMYYERLMVVAGKTKANQLTNAAWSTFDGKSWALLTDESSSYFEKKEGAALAYYDDKFYLIGGLNASGNGSKEIHLSIDKGVSWALADSMVMLPSAFAGRGYSSVVVEKNKYMLIFGGKTSNNAASLNEIWRGRINRLGFKE comes from the coding sequence ATGAAAAATAAATTAGTACTATTCCTTGTTGGTTGTTGTGTCTTGGCTCTTTCCTCATGCTTAGGAAATGATGAAGTGGAAACTCAGACTATCAAAGATCCTCAGGTGAAAGCTTTTTCGTTGAAAAACGATTCTGTTTCCGGATTGAATAGTGTTAAGTTTTCGATAGATCAGTTGAATGACCGTATCTACAATATAGATTCGATGCCTTATGGCACTAAAATCGAAAAAGTTGTTTGTACCTTTACTCCTTCTTCAGGTTTTTATGCATTGCAGGTTTATCAGGAGGCAACAGGTGATACCATCATGTGGAACGGATCGGATTCGCTTAACTTTTCGAAGCCGGTGATTTTTATTACTACCGCATATGATGGTGTAACTAAAAAAACGTATCATGCACAGGTGAACATTCACCAGTGTGTACCTGATTCTCTTGAATGGGGATTATATACAAACCAAATGTTGCCAAAAGCTACGCTGAACCAACAAGTGCTGATGAGTTCTGATAGCACTACATATTATATGTATGCACAAACCTCAGCAGGATTTGAATTATACAAGTCTCCGGCTACAGATACTCCGGTTTGGACATTGGCTACCCTTACAGGTTTCCCTGCTGATGCATTGTTAAAACAAGCCGCTTTCTTTAATAACGAAGTATATGTGCCTTCGGCTGCAGGTGTTTTATATCATTCTGCTAACGGATCTGATTTTGTTCCTGTAACAGGATCTCCTGTTATTGCTGCATTGTATGGAGCCATAAATAAAGATAGTAATTCCGACCCTGTTTTATCCCTACTTGTAAAGGATGGCAATGCATATCGTTTTGCTGCGATGAGCGAATCCGGAACGTTTAGTTTAGGTGAAGTTGCTCCGGATCAGTTCCCTGTAGAAGGTTTTTCGAGCCATTCTTATACTTCCATGTATTACGAACGACTTATGGTTGTTGCAGGTAAAACAAAGGCAAATCAGTTAACGAATGCTGCATGGAGTACATTTGATGGAAAGTCTTGGGCACTTCTTACAGATGAGTCCTCTTCTTATTTCGAAAAGAAAGAAGGCGCTGCACTGGCTTATTATGATGACAAGTTCTACCTGATTGGCGGATTAAACGCATCCGGAAACGGATCAAAAGAAATCCATTTGTCGATCGATAAAGGGGTATCCTGGGCATTGGCCGATTCGATGGTTATGTTGCCATCGGCATTTGCCGGCAGGGGTTACTCTTCTGTTGTGGTTGAGAAAAATAAATATATGCTTATTTTCGGAGGAAAAACAAGCAATAATGCTGCTTCGCTGAATGAAATCTGGCGTGGACGTATTAACCGATTGGGCTTTAAGGAGTAG
- the prmC gene encoding peptide chain release factor N(5)-glutamine methyltransferase — translation MNETLAYIHDSLKGIYSEEEIRSLSRLLTENCCGVSHHSLFFDKDIQISDSQKQEIEAILTRLKQNEPIQYILGTAYFYDLTFRVNPSVLIPRPETEELVDLIIGRHHSHASRILDIGTGSGCIAVTLAKNLPDAAVVAADISAEAIATARQNAESNKTPVTFIQTDILNRQAFDDIPGIFDVIVSNPPYVKQCEKENMEANVLDYEPHLALFVDDNDPLLFYRTIARFGKDKLRKGGSLYFEINAQYGNEVADLLREEGYSSVEILKDIPGKDRMIQAER, via the coding sequence ATGAACGAGACCTTGGCTTATATACACGACTCTCTGAAAGGAATTTATTCCGAGGAAGAAATCCGTAGTCTATCCCGTCTTCTGACAGAAAATTGCTGTGGAGTATCGCACCATAGTCTATTCTTCGACAAAGATATACAAATATCCGATTCGCAAAAACAAGAAATCGAGGCTATTCTCACTCGTTTGAAACAAAACGAGCCGATCCAATATATACTGGGAACTGCTTATTTTTACGACCTCACATTTAGGGTAAATCCATCTGTTCTTATCCCCCGGCCGGAAACGGAAGAGCTGGTGGACCTTATAATTGGCCGTCACCACTCCCACGCATCCAGGATACTTGATATCGGGACCGGCAGCGGTTGTATAGCTGTTACTCTGGCTAAAAATCTTCCGGATGCGGCTGTAGTTGCTGCCGATATCTCTGCAGAAGCGATTGCAACAGCCCGACAAAATGCGGAGAGCAATAAAACGCCAGTCACATTTATACAGACCGACATACTAAACCGACAGGCTTTCGATGATATTCCCGGCATTTTTGATGTAATTGTGAGCAACCCTCCTTACGTAAAACAATGTGAAAAAGAAAATATGGAAGCTAACGTACTGGATTACGAGCCTCATCTTGCCTTATTTGTCGACGATAATGATCCGTTACTTTTTTACAGGACTATTGCCCGGTTCGGAAAAGATAAATTACGAAAAGGAGGCTCTCTGTACTTCGAGATCAATGCGCAGTACGGGAATGAGGTGGCCGATTTACTGAGAGAGGAAGGATATTCTTCCGTTGAAATCTTAAAAGACATACCGGGCAAAGACCGGATGATACAGGCCGAACGATGA
- a CDS encoding isoprenyl transferase yields the protein MSLIDKIDRSRIPQHVAIIMDGNGRWAKSRGKDRSFGHMEGVVSVRKVVEAATEIGLKYLTLYTFSTENWNRPDEEVQALMSLLVSAIHRETPDLMRNNVRLLAIGDLTRLPDDAHETLMSCIEQTAPNTGTSIVLALSYSSRWELVEAVKSLSVEVADKKIIPNNITEAVVSDHLSTRGIPDPDLLIRTGGEKRISNFLMWQLSYAELYFTDVYWPDFREDELYEAILDYQCRERRFGKTSEQL from the coding sequence ATGTCTTTGATTGATAAAATTGACAGAAGTCGCATACCTCAACATGTTGCAATCATTATGGATGGCAATGGTCGTTGGGCTAAATCCCGGGGGAAAGACCGCAGTTTTGGTCATATGGAGGGTGTTGTTTCTGTGCGTAAAGTGGTTGAGGCAGCTACTGAAATTGGTTTGAAGTACCTTACTCTATATACTTTTTCTACGGAAAATTGGAACAGACCGGATGAAGAAGTGCAGGCGCTTATGAGCTTGCTTGTTTCTGCTATTCATAGAGAAACACCCGATCTGATGCGTAATAACGTTCGTCTGCTTGCTATCGGCGATTTAACAAGATTGCCAGACGATGCCCACGAAACATTGATGAGTTGCATCGAGCAGACTGCACCGAATACTGGAACTTCTATCGTTTTGGCGTTAAGTTACTCTTCCCGATGGGAACTTGTGGAAGCTGTAAAGTCTTTGTCTGTAGAAGTAGCTGATAAGAAAATTATTCCCAACAATATAACCGAAGCAGTGGTTTCGGATCATCTGTCAACTCGTGGTATACCCGACCCGGATTTATTAATCAGAACAGGGGGAGAAAAAAGAATCAGTAATTTCCTGATGTGGCAACTTTCGTATGCCGAATTGTATTTTACTGATGTTTATTGGCCTGATTTTAGAGAAGATGAGTTGTATGAAGCAATCTTGGATTACCAGTGCCGGGAACGTAGGTTTGGTAAAACGAGTGAGCAATTATAA
- a CDS encoding regulatory protein RecX: protein MKQTNEAELLHQCAAFCSVAERCIFDIKKKMETADVSTEAKERIIRRLVEEKFIDEIRFCRSFVNDKLRFNKWGRIKIDFELRNRGINASIREDALNQIDEQYYYDILFSILKDKKKSVKAKDNREEFLKLLRFAAGRGFETNLASRCLKQLVRGGEDEDFA from the coding sequence ATGAAACAGACAAACGAAGCTGAACTTCTACACCAATGTGCCGCCTTTTGCTCGGTGGCCGAAAGATGTATTTTCGACATAAAAAAGAAAATGGAAACGGCAGATGTTTCTACCGAAGCTAAAGAGCGGATTATCCGCCGGCTCGTGGAGGAGAAATTTATTGATGAGATAAGGTTTTGCCGTAGTTTTGTAAACGACAAGCTTCGTTTCAACAAATGGGGTCGTATTAAAATTGATTTTGAACTCAGAAACAGGGGTATCAATGCTTCAATAAGAGAAGATGCCTTGAATCAGATAGACGAACAGTATTATTACGACATCCTGTTTTCCATTCTTAAGGATAAAAAGAAAAGCGTAAAAGCAAAAGATAACCGGGAAGAATTTCTTAAGCTGCTTAGGTTTGCTGCCGGAAGAGGTTTCGAAACGAATCTTGCCTCCCGCTGTCTGAAGCAACTTGTAAGAGGAGGTGAAGATGAAGATTTTGCATGA